tcatttaatttaaatatttttttctcttttcttttcttttttattatttatttattatcatttaccCCCTTTcgtgtgtttatgtatatatataaatcacctgtggttattttttctgtcaaagttCGTGGATCActgatgtgtctgtgtcttaTTTAGCTCTGACGCTGGATGTTATAAAAAGTCgactgaagaggaggagaaacattGTGGAAAACATGATTGACGTATCTTTACTCAGTCATGTGTGCAGATATGTGAGTACTTGTACCTCGTATCCGAAGGTGATGGCCATGATGGTGATGAGCAAACCGAAGAAACCCTCCAGCTTCCGGagacctgcagacacaaaaatgagGTTTCGTTTGTTGCTGTGGCGACATATTTCACTGTAAGAGTACAAACACAACCTACCGTATTTGTctaagaagaggaagaaaaacgtgttgatgatggtgatgaggaCGCCGCCCCATAAAGGGATCCTGTGGGTGAACAGTATtttatgagtacttttacttaggcAAAGTATCTGAATACTTTACCCACCACAGCGGTCActgaatgaatgtttgtttaCGTCACCTGTCGGAGGAGAGAAGGTTGAAAGCGATGGCGCAGCCGATGACCTCCTGCATGTCTGAGCCGATGATGGCGAGCTCCACCATCAACCACAGGATGATCCGAGGCACCTGGACAGGTGACGCAGCTTAGTATCAATATTACATATCAGAATTAATTAAGTGtccaagacatttttaaaatggaattttacctatttatttatttattgactatttatttattcattttagccTGTTTTACTGGATGCTTGATTATTTTCGgttgattatacactaaagaaaacatacttattatattatatttcagttCTGCCGATGCACacctattttttcttttttatttctctttttaatcttttttttgtttgttgtttgttctctgtacatactgtacatgtctttattattattgttattttattttattctattctattttattctatgttaagtaccttcctttgtatatatacttgcattattttgcctgtttcataaatattttattcagttgctgctcggttaggattaataaagtatttctattatattctattctatatcCCCCGACATCCTAAACACTGCACCTCTAAAATTACATTCTGGAAATTTCAAAGCGGGGAATTTAAATCACACAACTTCAGATTTAGTGGGTtttcaaagtgaaatatttcagtgcATTTAACTCAGTAgaatttactgtaaattaagtgtttaataGTGACTGAATTTCACAATTAGGTGCTAATTTGcttgtaaaatttaaattattatggtCTGTCCTTGTTTGCACCCATTTGACTTGTTGTGTGAGGACACACGCCTAATTTAGGTATAAACTAAGAGTCGACCGATGTTGGTTTTTAAGGGCCGATACAGATTAtaagtacttaatgagaccaataatttggaaccttttttaaaataaaaatgaaaatatttctgttgaaatttagaatttggaatataacaaactccaagacaaaactttgtttaaatgccttaaacaaatgtttaaactgaaacttttaacatcatatacagcaagttctctgcaactttttttcataaagttcagtgaaaattcaaatacaaaataataatatttaaaaagattttctttaaataggTCATTGAGGttttcacaaagtaaaagttccccGCATGCcatctttgcactttttaattaattcattttatcgttgatcattaaaataaaacgctgatacagacaatcagcaaaatgccaaatatcagcccgataatctgtcgacccctcgCCTGAGCACAACAAAAACTTAACCCACAACTACAAAACTGTTTGAACTGTAATCTTAAGAAAGCGCTTCGCTCATGTAGCTCCCTGAACATTTGCTCTCACATATACTGCGACCTCTTAAACTGCGTGCAGCAGAAACGGAGAACAGAAGAgtgatttttaaacattgaGGTTAACAGCAGTTTCACCTCGGGTATTCAGGAAGCAGAGACATTTTTACACCATCAggatttataaatatattattaattatctcACTCTGGATGAACTTTACATTAAACACATGTTCtcacagtttttatatttatcttcaGCTCACATGTGGTTTTTAATTGAAGGTTTTGATCCGATAATCCAACAGCTGCAGCGACTGTAACAGCAGAGCTCAGAGCTGGCTGTATAATGATGCAGTTACAatgatgctatttttttgtttgtcaatgtaaaattactaaaatattaTTGATA
Above is a window of Plectropomus leopardus isolate mb unplaced genomic scaffold, YSFRI_Pleo_2.0 unplaced_scaffold10496, whole genome shotgun sequence DNA encoding:
- the LOC121963224 gene encoding natural resistance-associated macrophage protein 2-like, yielding LLWVLLAATIIGLLLQRLAARLGVVTGMHLAEVCNRQYHTVPRIILWLMVELAIIGSDMQEVIGCAIAFNLLSSDRIPLWGGVLITIINTFFFLFLDKYGLRKLEGFFGLLITIMAITFGYEVQVLTYLHT